CTTAACAAAACTTTAGCTGTTTCAGTTTATGAAACAAATTATTTCTTTCTCAAGATTTGATGAAGTTTGCCACATTTTAGTTACAAATGATACTGAAAAAGTTTTTATGAGAATAAATCGATCTTTATATGACAGTTAATCTAGTCAAGTAAATGTAAAATACAATACTAATATGCTTAAAATCTGGCAATATTAGTAAACAGAAATAAATTCATCAAATTTGGTTTAAAGTGTTTATTTGGCTGGAATTTCTAGAATAGATTTTGAGGAAAATTACTGAAAAAAAATCAGTAAGGTAAATTTGGTTTTACATCCAAGTGATTATGAGAAAGAATTAAGAATTTATTTACAAAAATTATAAGTTTTCATCCTAAAGACAGAGGATTTTGTCTACGGTGAACATTATTCATTTGGGTTATTGTCAACTGTGGGGTAGTTTATCAAAGATTGGCTCGATGTTAATTGTAAAGATTTGTAAAAAATGCCGGAAAATATGTTATTCAACCAGAGAAGTATCAGCTTTCCGTAATCGTTGGTAAAGATATGTAAAACAGCCTGTAAAGGACTTATTGAACTAGCTGCAACACAACTGACATGAGCATTGATATTCCAAAAATCACAACGGGAGTTGTAGCTGACTCACTCCCCGCTTTGACTTCATCTATCTTAATTACGGGTGGTGCAGGTTTTATTGGCTCAAATTTCGTCCATCATTGGTATGAGAATCACCCAAGCGAGCGCATGATTGTTTTAGATGCTCTTACCTATGCTGGCAATCGTCAAAACTTAGCCGATATACAAGGCAAAGCCAATTTAAGATTTGTCAAAGGGGATATTTGCGATCGCGCTTTGGTTGATAAGCTACTGGCAGAAGAGAGTATTAGTGCGATCGTTCATTTTGCGGCAGAATCTCATGTTGACCGCTCAATTGTTGCACCTGATGCCTTTATTCAGACAAATGTTGTTGGCACGTTTACTTTACTAGAAGCATTTCGCCATCATTGGGACAAACAAGGCAACCCAAACAACTATCGTTTCCTACACATCTCCACAGATGAAGTTTACGGTAGCCTTGACCCAGAAGACCCACCTTTCACAGAAACCACCCCTTACGCCCCCAACAGCCCCTATTCCGCATCAAAAGCTGGTAGTGATCATCTAGTACGGTCTTATCATCACACTTACGGTTTACCAACCTTAATTACAAATTGCTCAAATAACTACGGCCCTTATCATTTCCCCGAAAAATTAATTCCCTTAATATGTATCAACATCCTCTTAGGTAAGCCCTTACCTGTGTATGGAGATGGTTTGAATATTCGTGATTGGCTGCACGTTTGGGATCATTGCTGTGCATTGGATATTGTGATTCATCAAGGTAAACCAGGACAAACTTACAATATCGGTGGTAACAACGAAATCAAAAATATTGATCTCGTACAGATGATATGTAAGTTAATGGACGAATTAGCGCCCAATTTACCAGTTTCTCCTGCCAGTAAACTCATTACTTTTGTCAAAGACCGCCCCGGACATGATCGCCGTTATGCGATTAATGCGACAAAAATAAAAACAGAATTAGGCTGGGAACCTCAACAGACAATCTCCACTGGATTACGCCAAACTGTCGAGTGGTATGTAACTCATCGTTATTGGTGGGAATCAATTTTAGAGAAGTTAAAAGCTGATTAGAGGTGCTGTTAAATTAAATATTAAGTAGTAGCGTGGCAAGCCTAAAGTTGTGCATTAGTAAAAAATATAAACCTTAATCATCTGCGTTTATCTGCGTTCAATTTTTTCTAACTTTAATCCAACATTTTAGTCTAATTATCATACTTTTTACTCCTCAGACTTACCAAATTTATTGCAATTATCTAAAAATAATTCATTTAATATCAATTAATAAATCATTGATATAGTAAAAAATTAAATTTAAGATACTTTGTAACAGTTCCTTAAAACTCTGTCATTTCCTAATACACTTGGCAAATTTTATTCATCTCTACCGAACAAAAAAGGACAATTATGTTTGGTTCACGTAGCGGCTGGCTTGTTCCTGTAACGTTAACTTTATTCGGTTTAGGGACAAATTTACAATCTGCAAAAGCAGAGAATACTAATAACTATCAATTCAGTGTTGACTACTATACATCAGTTAAGTTAAATTTCGACTATAGACCAGACCTAAACATTGTCAGAGCAAATATTACAGGTGATAGTACCACACCTGCTCCTTATGGTTTAGATTTTTTTACTAGCAATACTTACGGTCAACTTCAGCCTAGCGATCCCCCAATCATCAAGTATAAATTTAACTCAGATCCTAGCGTATTTGGTTTACTAAATGAACCAAAACTTTTTGATGTTTACTATGGTAATGGAGAAAATAAATTATTTGGTAGAGCTAGTGATAGCGCTGAAATTAATCCTTCAGAAGGTACTATTAGAGGTGGTGGTACTATAACTATTTATGATGGAGAAGGTATATTTAAAAACGCTACAGGTACAATAAATTTTACCCAGGAAGATCCGTTTGATCCAACAGGGTCTAGCAGGGGATTGGCTAAACTTAATTTCAACTTGCAGAC
Above is a genomic segment from Nostoc sp. MS1 containing:
- the rfbB gene encoding dTDP-glucose 4,6-dehydratase, whose translation is MSIDIPKITTGVVADSLPALTSSILITGGAGFIGSNFVHHWYENHPSERMIVLDALTYAGNRQNLADIQGKANLRFVKGDICDRALVDKLLAEESISAIVHFAAESHVDRSIVAPDAFIQTNVVGTFTLLEAFRHHWDKQGNPNNYRFLHISTDEVYGSLDPEDPPFTETTPYAPNSPYSASKAGSDHLVRSYHHTYGLPTLITNCSNNYGPYHFPEKLIPLICINILLGKPLPVYGDGLNIRDWLHVWDHCCALDIVIHQGKPGQTYNIGGNNEIKNIDLVQMICKLMDELAPNLPVSPASKLITFVKDRPGHDRRYAINATKIKTELGWEPQQTISTGLRQTVEWYVTHRYWWESILEKLKAD
- a CDS encoding PEP-CTERM sorting domain-containing protein, whose amino-acid sequence is MFGSRSGWLVPVTLTLFGLGTNLQSAKAENTNNYQFSVDYYTSVKLNFDYRPDLNIVRANITGDSTTPAPYGLDFFTSNTYGQLQPSDPPIIKYKFNSDPSVFGLLNEPKLFDVYYGNGENKLFGRASDSAEINPSEGTIRGGGTITIYDGEGIFKNATGTINFTQEDPFDPTGSSRGLAKLNFNLQTPREVPEPTTATTLIGIGVVAASLRIRKHYTQKLKVPTI